In Streptomyces sp. V4I8, one genomic interval encodes:
- a CDS encoding SDR family oxidoreductase yields the protein MTTAVRNADTIIGITPFGEPDARLATAVSRAGGLGVLDLGKGDRGSREALERMRHLAPDPFGVRVGALCRMTPEELGVGTRGDGPHTVVLGVDSAWKVGEVAGEYRVLAEVTDLEQALEAAAAGAHGLIARGSESGGRVGELSTFVLLQLLLSERRLNLPVWACGGIGARTAAAAVAGGAAGVVLDSQLALLAESGLDETAAAALRSMDGSETVVLAGHRVLHRRGPVVPHVAADDPHAVAAALGTRDPRTQLLPVGQDGFLAARFAGRWSDVGRTVRALTDAMGKAVRDDTPSRALRAGSPMSHALGTRLPVAQGPMTRVSDQARFAAAVAGDGALPFIALALADGERTRAMLEETGAALAERPWGVGVLGFAPEELRRAQLDAVSELKPTHAIIAGGRPSQAEALEQAGIRAFLHVPSPGLLRQFLEAGARRFVFEGAECGGHIGPRTGFALWEAQLAVLEDFLADADEGTAGRLEVFFAGGIHSERSAAMVSVLAAPLTARGAAVGILMGTAYLFTEEAVDAGAITPLYQQQVRAATRTALVQTGPGHVTRCVPSPFTEGYGQRAARLRAQGVPDRRVWEELERLNVGRLRTASKGVERDAAGALVPVGEERQLTEGMFMAGEVAMLRSATTTISALHHCVTDGAADFLDGRPDLLRRSAADGTDAEPSAPEPLDIAVVGMACMFPQAPDLATFWANILSGHDAITEVPPERWDPAVHYEEDGSGATTSKWGGFLPEIPFDPLRYGIPPASLGSIEPVQLLSLEAAKRALEDAGYGEDGRAFDRSRASVIFGAEAGSDLSIAATLRAVLPSYYGSVPEGIREQLPRLTEDSFPGMLANVISGRIANRLDLRGANYTVDAACASSLAAVDAACKELVSGTSDVVLCGGADLHNGISDYAFFSSVHALSPIGRSRAFDSSADGIVLGEGVACVVLKRLADAERDGDRVYGVIKGVGSSSDGRSLGLTAPRPEGQRAALQRAYRNARVSPAEVGLVEAHGTGTVVGDRTELTVLSEVFGEAGAEAGGCALGSVKSQIGHTKCAAGLAGLIKTALALYTGVRPPTLHLEQPNAAWQEENSPFAFHTRAQPWTTPVKKRFAGVSAFGFGGTNFHVVLGAHAKTQPPVQGLHAWPAELFTFRGKDLATAHQAIEDILNAAEDGTWRLRDLALSAARRSDADPSPVRVAVVATDVDGLRAQLRKALAGQHDPAGGIHLAAPPPPDGATPAASQDQKVAFLFPGQGSQRPGMLADVLIAFPELQHYLELDQAQAAALYPPAAFDDAARTRRRAALTDTRAAQPALGVAGLTAHALLGAAGVRPDMAGGHSYGELVALCAAGVLSPRTLLELSTERAAAILAAAGDEPGTMAAVAGDAQDVEHVLRETRASRSVVVANHNSPRQTVISGPTQAVEEAVRLLREAGYGAKLISVSCAFHSPVVAGAGDRFAEALASRTVRPPEFPVWSNRTAAPYGDDPDAIRAELAAQIGAPVAFAAQIEAMYEAGARIFVEAGPGRVLTRLVAQILGERPHNAIACEPHADSGLYGWLDALAQLAAAGAQVRTAWLFRGRDAVDAGTAAAPTRPGWTVNGQLIRTADGGLLPHALAPARRVVEPTVTTNHPHAVPSDRDALISEFLRTSREMVAAQRDVLLAHFGTAPAEPTATPLPQDPLPHYVAAELSPPGQELEPQSSALSPDAASAATGAITETDVLRMVLEIISERTGYPVDMIEPDLDLEADLSIDSIKRAEIAGELARRLGAGTFADGAGVDDEELEELTRANTAASVASWIAGRLAAPPEAPRPEPVDEPPPAVEHVEREMPQEADPVEDATVREEAGVGEDTEVGEDTAVGEDAGVGGDAGVGGDAGVGGDAGVGGDAGVGGDAGVGGDAGVGTTPKRFQLRPVLLDQPGVSVDDPSAVLAGKRFVLVGDDDASTAQEVAARLVSHGAQAVAVGRKQLLTEADGQVDGVLYLDSLTPSRPVLPCAFPVFQAALGRRPRWLFAVRPAVGDFPSLTGLRSAGLHGFFRTVAREYPQTVARVIDLGDTSPPAVADALLAELLSPEPAPVVLRTATERHGLELTEAPLATTGTGPIGEGAAVAAALGLDREAVVLLVGGARGITARLATQLAWISRCRIELLGRTPAPADAEDPVTAAARTPAELRTVLASRAVDGARPADINREAELILAQREISATLEELAACGSEARYRSVDVREPDALIQAVKEIHAEHGRLDGVVYAAGVIEDRLITEKTAESFHRVFETKTMGAGALLSALKELPEGPSFTVLYGSVSAVLGNRGQADYAAANDALESLGGTWAARTGRRALTVHWGPWAPSDGHTGMVSPELSREYARRGVGMIDPDEGTAALLRELAWGDPAAGAVVYISSGW from the coding sequence ATGACAACCGCTGTGCGCAACGCCGATACGATCATTGGCATAACTCCGTTCGGTGAGCCCGACGCAAGGCTTGCCACGGCGGTCAGCCGCGCCGGCGGGCTCGGGGTGCTCGACCTGGGAAAGGGCGACCGCGGCTCCAGAGAGGCTCTGGAGCGCATGCGGCACCTCGCACCCGATCCGTTCGGAGTGCGCGTCGGGGCGTTGTGCCGGATGACCCCTGAAGAGCTGGGGGTGGGGACGCGGGGCGACGGGCCGCACACAGTGGTCCTCGGCGTCGACTCCGCGTGGAAGGTCGGCGAGGTCGCCGGGGAGTACCGGGTTCTGGCCGAGGTCACGGATCTGGAGCAAGCCCTGGAGGCGGCGGCCGCCGGAGCGCACGGGCTGATCGCCCGCGGCAGTGAGAGCGGGGGCCGGGTCGGGGAGCTGAGCACCTTCGTCCTGTTACAGCTGCTGCTCTCCGAGCGGCGATTAAACCTCCCTGTCTGGGCGTGCGGCGGCATCGGCGCGCGCACCGCGGCGGCTGCCGTGGCCGGTGGGGCGGCCGGGGTCGTACTGGACAGTCAGCTGGCGCTGCTGGCCGAGTCAGGTCTCGACGAGACGGCGGCCGCCGCCCTGCGGTCCATGGATGGCTCGGAGACCGTTGTCCTGGCCGGTCACCGCGTACTGCACCGCCGTGGCCCGGTTGTCCCGCACGTGGCCGCCGACGACCCTCATGCGGTGGCGGCGGCGCTGGGCACCCGGGATCCGCGCACGCAGCTGCTGCCGGTGGGCCAGGACGGGTTCCTCGCCGCCCGTTTCGCCGGCCGCTGGAGCGACGTCGGACGTACGGTCCGAGCCCTGACCGACGCCATGGGCAAGGCCGTCCGGGACGACACACCGTCCCGGGCGTTACGGGCCGGCTCCCCGATGAGCCACGCGCTCGGTACCCGGCTGCCCGTCGCTCAAGGGCCGATGACCAGGGTCAGTGACCAGGCACGATTCGCCGCAGCCGTCGCCGGGGACGGCGCCTTGCCGTTCATCGCGCTCGCGCTCGCGGACGGTGAGCGGACACGGGCGATGCTGGAGGAGACCGGTGCCGCCCTGGCTGAAAGGCCCTGGGGCGTCGGTGTGCTCGGCTTCGCGCCGGAGGAGCTCAGGCGCGCGCAGCTCGACGCCGTAAGCGAGTTGAAGCCCACGCACGCGATCATCGCGGGCGGACGGCCGTCGCAGGCCGAGGCACTGGAGCAGGCCGGGATCCGGGCCTTCCTGCACGTGCCCTCGCCCGGTTTGCTTCGGCAGTTCCTGGAGGCAGGGGCTCGCAGGTTCGTTTTCGAAGGTGCCGAGTGCGGCGGCCACATCGGGCCGCGGACGGGCTTTGCGCTGTGGGAGGCCCAACTCGCGGTGCTGGAGGACTTCCTGGCCGATGCGGACGAGGGCACGGCAGGGCGGCTGGAAGTGTTCTTCGCGGGTGGCATTCACAGTGAACGCTCCGCGGCGATGGTCTCCGTGCTGGCCGCACCGCTGACCGCGCGAGGGGCCGCGGTCGGCATCCTCATGGGCACCGCCTACCTGTTCACCGAGGAGGCGGTCGACGCGGGCGCGATCACGCCCCTCTACCAGCAGCAGGTACGGGCCGCGACCCGCACCGCGCTGGTGCAGACCGGGCCCGGCCATGTCACCCGCTGTGTACCCAGCCCCTTCACCGAGGGCTACGGGCAACGTGCGGCGCGGCTGCGGGCCCAGGGCGTCCCCGACCGGCGTGTCTGGGAGGAACTGGAGCGGCTCAATGTGGGGCGGCTGCGGACCGCCAGCAAGGGAGTCGAGCGCGACGCGGCCGGTGCGCTGGTACCGGTCGGCGAAGAGCGCCAGCTCACCGAGGGCATGTTCATGGCCGGTGAAGTGGCCATGTTGCGCTCGGCCACCACCACCATCAGCGCGCTGCATCACTGCGTGACCGACGGCGCGGCGGACTTCCTCGACGGGCGTCCCGACCTGCTGCGGCGCTCGGCCGCGGACGGCACGGACGCCGAACCGTCGGCTCCCGAGCCACTCGACATCGCCGTGGTGGGAATGGCCTGCATGTTCCCCCAGGCCCCGGACCTGGCCACCTTCTGGGCCAACATCCTCAGCGGCCATGACGCCATCACCGAGGTCCCGCCCGAGCGCTGGGACCCCGCCGTGCATTACGAGGAGGACGGCAGCGGCGCCACCACGTCGAAGTGGGGCGGATTCCTGCCCGAGATCCCCTTCGACCCGCTCCGCTACGGCATTCCGCCGGCCTCGCTGGGCAGTATCGAACCCGTCCAGCTGCTGTCCCTCGAAGCCGCCAAGCGGGCGTTGGAGGACGCCGGATACGGCGAGGACGGCCGGGCTTTCGACCGCTCGCGCGCTTCCGTGATCTTCGGTGCCGAGGCGGGCAGTGACCTCTCCATCGCCGCCACCCTGCGCGCGGTCCTGCCCTCGTACTACGGCAGCGTTCCCGAGGGCATACGGGAGCAACTGCCCCGGCTCACCGAGGACTCCTTCCCCGGCATGCTGGCCAACGTGATCTCCGGTCGGATCGCCAACCGGCTCGATCTGCGCGGGGCCAACTACACGGTGGACGCGGCGTGCGCCTCGTCACTGGCCGCGGTCGACGCCGCCTGCAAGGAACTCGTGAGCGGCACCAGTGATGTCGTCCTGTGCGGTGGGGCCGACCTCCACAACGGGATCAGCGACTACGCGTTCTTCTCCTCGGTGCATGCCCTCTCCCCGATCGGACGGTCGCGCGCCTTCGACAGCTCGGCGGACGGCATCGTCCTGGGGGAGGGCGTCGCCTGCGTCGTACTGAAGCGGCTCGCCGACGCCGAACGGGACGGCGACCGCGTCTACGGAGTGATCAAGGGCGTTGGCAGTTCCAGTGACGGCCGCTCGCTCGGCCTCACCGCGCCGCGCCCCGAGGGACAGCGGGCCGCCCTGCAGCGGGCGTACCGCAATGCCCGCGTCTCGCCCGCCGAGGTCGGTCTCGTGGAGGCCCACGGCACGGGGACCGTCGTGGGTGACCGCACCGAACTGACCGTCCTCAGCGAGGTGTTCGGTGAGGCGGGCGCCGAGGCGGGCGGGTGCGCGCTCGGTTCGGTCAAGTCGCAGATCGGGCACACCAAGTGCGCGGCCGGGCTCGCCGGGCTGATCAAGACGGCGCTGGCGCTGTACACCGGCGTGAGACCACCGACCCTGCACCTTGAGCAGCCGAACGCGGCCTGGCAGGAGGAGAACAGCCCGTTCGCCTTCCACACCCGGGCACAGCCCTGGACCACACCCGTGAAGAAACGTTTCGCCGGAGTGAGTGCGTTCGGTTTCGGCGGGACCAACTTCCATGTGGTGCTCGGTGCCCACGCCAAGACGCAGCCGCCGGTCCAGGGACTCCACGCCTGGCCCGCCGAGCTGTTCACCTTCCGTGGGAAGGACCTGGCCACGGCCCACCAGGCCATCGAAGACATCCTCAATGCCGCCGAGGACGGAACGTGGCGGTTGCGCGACCTCGCGCTGAGCGCCGCCCGCCGCTCCGACGCCGACCCCAGCCCCGTGCGGGTCGCGGTCGTGGCCACCGACGTCGATGGACTGAGGGCCCAGCTGCGCAAGGCCCTGGCCGGTCAGCACGACCCCGCCGGGGGAATTCACCTCGCGGCCCCGCCCCCGCCCGACGGCGCTACGCCGGCCGCCTCACAGGACCAGAAGGTCGCGTTCCTCTTCCCCGGCCAGGGCAGCCAGCGGCCGGGAATGCTGGCCGACGTCCTCATCGCGTTCCCGGAGCTCCAGCACTACCTCGAACTCGACCAGGCCCAAGCGGCCGCCCTGTATCCCCCCGCTGCCTTCGACGACGCCGCCCGGACCCGGCGCCGGGCGGCGCTCACGGACACCAGGGCCGCCCAGCCGGCTCTCGGTGTCGCGGGGCTCACCGCCCATGCGCTGCTCGGCGCCGCCGGGGTACGACCGGACATGGCGGGCGGTCACAGCTACGGGGAGCTGGTCGCGCTGTGCGCGGCCGGTGTGCTCAGTCCGCGGACGCTGCTGGAGCTCAGTACCGAACGGGCGGCGGCGATCCTCGCGGCCGCTGGTGACGAGCCGGGCACCATGGCGGCGGTCGCGGGCGACGCGCAGGACGTCGAGCACGTCCTGCGCGAGACGCGAGCTTCCCGCTCAGTCGTCGTGGCCAACCACAACTCCCCCCGGCAGACAGTGATCTCGGGCCCGACGCAGGCGGTCGAGGAGGCCGTACGACTGCTGCGCGAAGCCGGGTACGGCGCCAAGCTCATCTCGGTCTCATGCGCCTTCCACAGCCCCGTGGTGGCCGGTGCCGGGGACCGGTTCGCCGAGGCGCTCGCGAGCCGGACCGTGCGTCCGCCCGAGTTCCCGGTGTGGTCCAACCGCACAGCCGCCCCGTACGGCGACGATCCGGACGCGATCCGTGCGGAGCTCGCCGCCCAGATCGGCGCCCCTGTCGCCTTCGCCGCGCAGATCGAGGCGATGTACGAGGCGGGCGCGCGGATCTTCGTGGAGGCCGGGCCCGGACGAGTACTGACGCGGCTGGTCGCCCAGATCCTGGGTGAGCGCCCGCATAACGCCATCGCCTGTGAGCCCCACGCGGACAGCGGCCTGTACGGCTGGCTCGACGCACTGGCCCAGCTGGCCGCCGCCGGAGCACAGGTCCGTACCGCATGGCTGTTCCGAGGGCGCGACGCCGTCGACGCGGGCACGGCCGCGGCACCGACACGCCCCGGTTGGACCGTCAACGGTCAGCTGATCCGTACCGCCGACGGAGGACTCCTCCCCCATGCCCTCGCACCGGCCCGACGAGTCGTGGAACCAACAGTGACGACGAACCACCCCCATGCCGTCCCGTCGGACAGGGACGCGCTGATCTCCGAATTCCTGCGCACCAGCCGGGAGATGGTCGCCGCCCAGCGGGACGTCCTGCTGGCTCATTTCGGCACGGCACCGGCGGAGCCGACCGCCACGCCCCTGCCCCAGGACCCATTGCCGCACTACGTGGCGGCCGAGCTTTCGCCGCCCGGGCAAGAACTGGAACCGCAGTCGTCCGCCCTGTCCCCGGACGCGGCGTCGGCCGCGACCGGAGCGATCACGGAGACGGACGTGCTGCGGATGGTCCTGGAGATCATCAGCGAACGTACCGGCTATCCGGTGGACATGATCGAGCCCGACCTCGATCTGGAAGCGGATCTGAGCATCGACTCGATCAAGCGGGCCGAGATAGCGGGCGAGCTGGCCAGACGGCTGGGAGCCGGAACCTTCGCGGACGGCGCCGGCGTGGACGACGAGGAACTGGAGGAGTTGACGAGGGCCAACACGGCGGCGTCGGTGGCCAGCTGGATCGCCGGGCGGCTGGCCGCGCCTCCCGAGGCACCCCGGCCCGAGCCGGTGGACGAGCCCCCGCCCGCGGTGGAGCACGTGGAACGGGAGATGCCGCAGGAAGCCGATCCGGTCGAGGACGCCACGGTGCGCGAAGAAGCCGGAGTCGGCGAAGACACCGAGGTTGGCGAAGACACCGCGGTTGGCGAAGACGCCGGAGTCGGCGGAGACGCCGGAGTCGGCGGAGACGCCGGAGTCGGCGGAGACGCCGGAGTCGGCGGAGACGCCGGAGTCGGCGGAGACGCCGGAGTCGGCGGAGACGCCGGAGTGGGCACAACACCGAAGCGGTTCCAGTTACGGCCGGTGCTCCTGGATCAGCCCGGCGTCTCGGTGGACGACCCGTCAGCCGTGCTGGCCGGTAAGCGCTTCGTCCTGGTCGGCGACGATGACGCGAGCACGGCACAGGAAGTGGCGGCCCGGCTCGTCTCCCACGGTGCCCAGGCCGTGGCCGTCGGCCGCAAGCAGCTGCTCACAGAGGCGGACGGTCAAGTGGACGGAGTGCTGTACCTCGACTCCCTCACGCCCTCACGGCCGGTGCTGCCGTGCGCGTTCCCCGTGTTCCAGGCCGCCCTCGGGCGCCGTCCGCGGTGGCTGTTCGCGGTACGGCCCGCGGTCGGCGACTTCCCGAGTCTGACCGGGCTGAGGTCGGCAGGGTTGCACGGCTTCTTCCGCACCGTCGCACGTGAGTATCCGCAGACCGTCGCACGGGTCATCGACCTCGGCGACACCAGTCCCCCGGCCGTCGCCGACGCTCTGCTCGCCGAGCTGCTCAGCCCTGAACCAGCGCCTGTCGTCCTGCGCACGGCCACCGAACGGCACGGCCTGGAGCTGACGGAAGCGCCACTCGCCACCACCGGTACCGGACCCATCGGCGAGGGAGCCGCCGTGGCCGCCGCTCTCGGGCTCGACCGCGAGGCAGTCGTCCTGCTCGTCGGCGGGGCCCGGGGCATCACAGCACGGCTCGCCACCCAGCTCGCCTGGATCTCCCGGTGCCGTATCGAACTGCTCGGCAGGACACCCGCCCCGGCCGACGCCGAGGATCCGGTGACGGCCGCGGCCCGCACCCCCGCCGAGCTGCGCACGGTGCTCGCCTCACGCGCGGTCGACGGTGCCAGGC